The following are encoded together in the Citrobacter arsenatis genome:
- a CDS encoding YpfN family protein: MDWLAKYWWILVLVFLVGVLLNVIKDLKRVDHKKFLANKPELPPHRDFNDKWDDDDDWPNKDQPKK, encoded by the coding sequence ATGGACTGGCTGGCAAAATATTGGTGGATTTTAGTGTTGGTGTTTCTGGTAGGCGTGCTGCTGAACGTGATTAAAGATCTCAAGCGCGTCGACCACAAGAAATTTCTTGCTAATAAGCCGGAGCTTCCTCCGCATCGTGATTTTAACGATAAATGGGATGACGACGACGATTGGCCGAACAAGGATCAACCGAAGAAATAA
- the ypfH gene encoding esterase: protein MKHDHFVVQSPEKPAQQLLLLFHGVGDNPVAMGEIGSWFAPLFPDALIVSIGGAEPYGTTSGRQWFSVQGVTEENRQARIDAIMPVFIETVRYWQKQSGVSPQATALIGFSQGSIMSLESIKAEPGLASRVIAFNGRYATLPETATTATTVHLIHGGEDRVIELSHAVAAQEALIRAGGDVTLDIVENLGHAIDERSMQFALDHLRFTVPKHYFDEALSGGTPHDDDVIEMI from the coding sequence ATGAAACATGACCATTTTGTTGTTCAAAGTCCCGAAAAACCCGCTCAACAGCTATTGCTGCTGTTTCATGGCGTCGGCGATAACCCGGTAGCCATGGGCGAAATTGGCTCCTGGTTTGCGCCGCTGTTTCCGGATGCGCTAATCGTTAGCATTGGCGGGGCAGAGCCTTACGGTACGACGTCCGGACGTCAGTGGTTTTCGGTGCAGGGCGTAACGGAAGAGAACCGCCAGGCGCGTATTGACGCGATTATGCCAGTGTTTATCGAAACCGTGCGTTACTGGCAAAAGCAAAGCGGCGTTTCACCGCAGGCTACCGCGCTGATTGGTTTTTCTCAGGGTTCGATTATGTCGCTTGAGAGCATCAAAGCCGAGCCGGGGCTGGCGTCGCGGGTCATTGCCTTCAATGGTCGCTATGCCACTTTGCCGGAGACGGCAACCACTGCGACGACGGTGCATTTGATTCACGGCGGTGAAGACCGGGTAATTGAGTTATCTCACGCCGTTGCCGCGCAGGAGGCGTTAATTCGCGCCGGTGGGGATGTGACGCTGGATATCGTGGAAAATCTGGGGCACGCCATTGATGAACGCAGCATGCAGTTTGCGCTCGATCATCTGCGTTTTACCGTACCGAAGCACTACTTTGATGAAGCGCTGAGCGGTGGTACGCCTCACGATGATGATGTGATTGAGATGATTTAA
- a CDS encoding ArsC family reductase — MITLYGIKNCDTIKKARRWLEGNGVDYRFHDYRVDGLDNALLHSFISELGWEALLNTRGTTWRKLDEATRSQITDASSAAALMIEMPAIIKRPLLCAPGKPMLLGFSESSYTLFFNEV; from the coding sequence ATGATTACCCTCTACGGCATAAAGAATTGCGACACGATTAAAAAAGCCAGACGCTGGCTCGAAGGCAATGGGGTCGACTACCGCTTCCATGATTATCGCGTTGACGGTCTGGACAATGCGCTATTGCACTCTTTTATCAGCGAATTAGGTTGGGAGGCGCTACTCAATACGCGTGGAACCACCTGGCGCAAACTGGATGAAGCCACACGCAGTCAAATCACAGATGCTTCCTCTGCCGCCGCGTTGATGATTGAAATGCCAGCAATTATCAAACGCCCATTGCTCTGCGCGCCGGGTAAGCCTATGCTGCTTGGTTTCAGTGAATCCAGTTATACTCTGTTTTTTAATGAGGTGTAG
- the iadA gene encoding beta-aspartyl-peptidase: MNCSILNLTLFQQGHVYAPEDLGRQDILVSGSKIVAIAPSISPEDFPGCECVNLDGAIVCPGFIDQHVHLIGGGGEAGPHTRTPEVRLSRLVEAGVTSVVGLLGTDGITRHPESLLAKTRALEFEGISAWMLTGAYSLPSPTITGSVDRDVALIDKIIGVKCAVSDHRSSAPDSAALANMAAQSRVGGLLGRKPGISVFHMGDSPRMLEPLYQILDNCDVPITKLLPTHVNRAQPLFQAALEYARKGGYIDITSSIDEPVDPATAIATALSQNVPLSRITLSSDGNGSQPEFDELGNLTGIGVAGFESLAETVRQLVKVHAIPLEQALCPLTRTVAEFLALEHKGRLAVGCDADILVLNDALEVHHLWAKGKAVVKEQKACVKGTFE, from the coding sequence ATGAACTGTTCCATTCTTAATTTGACGTTGTTCCAGCAGGGACACGTGTACGCGCCGGAAGATTTAGGGCGCCAGGATATACTGGTGTCTGGCAGCAAAATTGTTGCCATCGCGCCGTCGATTTCCCCTGAAGACTTTCCCGGCTGCGAATGCGTCAATCTTGACGGCGCGATTGTGTGCCCAGGGTTTATCGATCAGCACGTCCATCTGATTGGCGGCGGCGGAGAAGCAGGGCCACATACCCGCACGCCGGAAGTGCGCCTGTCGCGGCTGGTTGAAGCTGGCGTCACCTCGGTGGTGGGATTACTGGGTACAGATGGCATTACCCGCCATCCTGAATCGCTGCTGGCGAAAACTCGCGCGCTGGAGTTTGAAGGGATCAGCGCATGGATGCTGACCGGGGCGTATTCTCTGCCTTCCCCGACTATCACCGGCAGCGTCGATCGCGACGTGGCGCTGATCGATAAAATCATTGGCGTGAAATGTGCGGTTTCGGACCATCGTTCTTCAGCCCCGGACTCTGCGGCGCTGGCAAACATGGCGGCGCAGTCGCGCGTTGGCGGATTGTTAGGACGCAAACCGGGGATAAGCGTGTTCCATATGGGCGACAGCCCGCGCATGCTCGAACCGTTGTACCAGATCCTCGACAATTGCGATGTCCCGATTACCAAACTGCTGCCGACCCACGTTAATCGTGCACAACCGTTGTTCCAGGCCGCGCTGGAGTATGCCCGCAAAGGCGGTTATATCGACATTACCAGCAGCATCGATGAGCCCGTCGACCCGGCCACGGCTATCGCCACGGCGCTTAGCCAGAACGTGCCGTTGTCGCGCATTACCCTTAGCTCGGATGGCAATGGCAGCCAGCCGGAATTTGATGAGTTAGGTAATCTCACCGGCATCGGTGTTGCAGGGTTTGAATCTCTGGCGGAAACGGTGCGCCAGCTGGTGAAGGTTCATGCTATTCCGCTGGAACAGGCGTTATGTCCGCTGACGCGTACGGTGGCAGAGTTTTTGGCACTCGAACATAAGGGGCGTCTGGCGGTGGGATGCGATGCAGATATCCTGGTGCTCAACGACGCGCTGGAAGTGCATCATCTGTGGGCGAAGGGGAAAGCCGTGGTGAAAGAGCAGAAAGCGTGCGTGAAAGGGACGTTTGAGTAA
- the bamC gene encoding outer membrane protein assembly factor BamC encodes MAYSVQKSRLAKVAGVSLVMLLAACSSDSRYKRQVSGDESYLEAAPLAELHAPAGMILPVMSGDYNIPVTNGSGAVGKALDIRPPAQPLALVTGARTQIAGDTSTLLVENGRGNTLWPQVVSVIQSKNYTITKRDDASQTLTTDWVDWNRLDEDEQYRGRYQISVKPQGYQQAVTVKLINLEQAGKPVADAASMQRYSAEMMNVISAGLDKNATDAANAAQNRSAATMDVQSAADDTGLPMLVVRGPFNVVWQRLPAALEKVGMKVTDSTRSQGSIAVTYKPLSDSGWQDLGASDPGLVSGDYKLQVGDLDNRSSLQFIDPKGHTLTQSQNDALVAVFQAAFSK; translated from the coding sequence ATGGCTTACTCAGTACAAAAGTCGCGCCTGGCCAAGGTTGCGGGTGTTTCGCTTGTTATGTTGCTCGCGGCCTGTAGTTCTGACTCGCGTTATAAGCGCCAGGTGAGTGGTGATGAATCCTATCTGGAGGCCGCACCGCTTGCTGAGCTTCACGCTCCAGCCGGGATGATTCTGCCGGTTATGTCGGGTGACTATAATATCCCGGTAACCAACGGCAGCGGTGCCGTGGGCAAGGCCTTGGACATTCGTCCACCAGCTCAGCCGTTAGCATTAGTCACCGGTGCTCGCACTCAGATCGCGGGTGATACATCGACGTTGCTGGTGGAAAACGGTCGTGGTAACACGCTGTGGCCGCAGGTCGTCAGCGTCATTCAGTCTAAAAACTACACGATCACCAAACGTGATGATGCCAGCCAAACGTTGACCACTGACTGGGTTGACTGGAACCGTCTGGATGAAGACGAGCAGTACCGTGGACGTTATCAAATCTCGGTTAAACCGCAGGGCTATCAGCAAGCAGTAACGGTGAAACTGATTAACCTCGAGCAGGCGGGTAAACCCGTAGCCGATGCGGCATCAATGCAGCGTTATAGCGCTGAGATGATGAACGTTATCTCTGCTGGTCTGGATAAGAACGCCACCGATGCCGCAAATGCTGCGCAGAACCGTTCTGCAGCTACCATGGATGTTCAGAGCGCCGCCGATGACACAGGTTTACCAATGCTGGTGGTACGTGGGCCGTTCAACGTGGTATGGCAGCGTCTGCCGGCAGCACTTGAGAAAGTGGGGATGAAAGTGACCGACAGCACCCGTTCTCAGGGCAGTATCGCCGTGACCTACAAACCACTGTCTGATAGCGGTTGGCAGGATCTGGGCGCAAGCGATCCGGGTCTGGTATCCGGCGACTATAAACTGCAGGTCGGTGATTTAGATAACCGCAGTAGCTTGCAGTTTATCGATCCGAAGGGGCATACCCTGACGCAAAGCCAGAACGACGCGCTGGTCGCCGTCTTCCAGGCAGCGTTCAGTAAGTAA
- a CDS encoding tRNA(Met) cytidine acetyltransferase TmcA, translating to MSDNTALRALTEQMSREGSRRLLIISGEGNWCQERAFALRNTLPGDWLWVGAQAPAEPNCTPQALQTLLGREFRHAVFDAGQGFDAAAFAALSGTLIAGSWLVLLTPSWHSWHTHPDADSLRWSDCADPIPTPHFVEHIKRVISRDGQALHWQQYLPASNPGFPARVDWHAPTGEPQPEQALILAQLLEMPPGVAAVTAARGRGKSALAGQLIARINGTAIVTAPAKAATDVLAQFAAERYRFLAPDALLSSSATADWLIVDEAAAIPAPLLHQLVARFPRTLLTTTVQGYEGTGRGFLLKFCARFPRLLRYELQQPVRWAQGCPLEKIVSDALVFEDDAFTHAPLGELHFSAFEQHVWHTNPALPLAVYQLLSGAHYRTSPLDLRRMMDAPGQHFLQASAADSVAGAVWLVDEGGLSAELSQAVWAGYRRPRGNLVAQSLAAHGGDPLAATLIGRRVSRIAVHPARQREGIGQQLIMQARHYCTQCDYLSVSFGYTAELWRFWQRCGFVLVRMGNHREASSGCYTAMAILPISEAGKRLARREHQRLRRDAEILAQWNGEHIPLTPLKETTLNEDDWAELAGFAFAHRPLLTSLGCLSRLLEHSELSLPALRGRLQAKHSDADLCQQLKISGRKALLAVQRAEAAQALKQLDAEREQRLHNRIMQWQFFH from the coding sequence ATGTCTGATAACACGGCGCTGCGTGCGTTAACCGAACAGATGAGCCGCGAAGGGAGCCGTCGTCTGCTGATTATCAGCGGCGAGGGGAACTGGTGTCAGGAGCGGGCATTCGCGCTACGCAACACGTTACCCGGCGACTGGTTATGGGTAGGGGCGCAAGCCCCTGCTGAGCCGAACTGTACGCCGCAGGCGCTGCAAACGTTACTGGGGCGCGAGTTCCGTCATGCGGTTTTTGACGCGGGGCAGGGATTTGACGCTGCGGCGTTTGCCGCCTTAAGCGGAACGCTGATTGCCGGGAGCTGGTTGGTATTGCTGACCCCATCCTGGCATAGCTGGCACACGCATCCGGACGCAGATTCACTGCGCTGGAGCGACTGCGCTGACCCTATACCTACACCGCACTTTGTTGAACATATCAAACGGGTGATTTCCCGTGACGGGCAGGCTCTGCACTGGCAACAGTATCTGCCTGCATCCAATCCAGGATTTCCTGCTCGTGTAGACTGGCATGCGCCAACCGGTGAACCTCAGCCTGAACAGGCGCTGATTTTAGCGCAGTTGCTGGAGATGCCTCCCGGCGTGGCTGCGGTCACGGCCGCACGTGGTCGGGGAAAATCCGCGCTGGCGGGGCAACTGATAGCACGTATCAACGGGACAGCGATCGTTACTGCGCCTGCCAAAGCGGCAACCGATGTGCTGGCACAATTTGCCGCAGAGCGTTACCGCTTTCTGGCTCCGGATGCGCTGTTAAGCAGTTCTGCAACCGCAGACTGGCTGATTGTAGATGAAGCCGCCGCGATCCCCGCGCCGCTGCTGCACCAACTGGTGGCGCGTTTTCCTCGTACGCTGTTAACCACCACCGTTCAGGGCTACGAGGGAACAGGCAGAGGCTTCTTGCTGAAATTCTGCGCCCGTTTTCCCAGGCTTCTACGCTATGAGTTGCAACAACCCGTGCGCTGGGCGCAGGGATGCCCGCTGGAGAAAATCGTCAGCGATGCGCTGGTGTTTGAGGACGACGCCTTTACGCATGCCCCATTGGGGGAACTGCACTTCTCGGCGTTTGAACAGCACGTCTGGCATACAAACCCGGCGCTGCCGTTAGCGGTATATCAACTGCTTTCTGGGGCGCATTATCGCACCTCGCCACTGGACCTGCGGCGGATGATGGATGCGCCAGGGCAGCATTTCCTTCAGGCTTCGGCTGCTGACTCGGTGGCGGGAGCCGTCTGGCTGGTCGATGAAGGGGGATTATCCGCAGAATTAAGCCAGGCCGTCTGGGCCGGATATCGCCGACCAAGAGGTAATCTGGTAGCGCAGTCACTGGCGGCGCATGGCGGTGACCCATTGGCGGCGACGCTTATCGGGCGACGGGTCAGTCGAATTGCGGTTCACCCTGCACGCCAGCGAGAAGGTATCGGGCAGCAGTTGATTATGCAGGCCAGGCACTATTGCACGCAGTGTGACTATCTGTCCGTCAGCTTTGGTTATACGGCTGAACTATGGCGTTTCTGGCAACGCTGCGGTTTTGTGCTGGTACGGATGGGCAATCATCGGGAAGCCAGCAGCGGCTGTTACACCGCTATGGCGATACTTCCCATCAGCGAAGCGGGTAAACGCCTTGCCCGGCGGGAACACCAGCGCCTGCGCAGGGATGCGGAAATCCTTGCGCAGTGGAATGGAGAGCACATTCCGCTGACCCCGCTGAAAGAGACTACGCTTAATGAGGATGACTGGGCTGAGCTGGCTGGGTTTGCCTTCGCGCATCGACCATTGCTGACATCGCTGGGCTGTCTGAGTCGTCTGCTTGAGCACAGCGAACTGTCTCTTCCGGCGCTGCGCGGACGTTTACAGGCTAAACACAGCGACGCCGATTTGTGCCAACAGCTGAAGATCTCTGGTCGCAAAGCGCTGCTGGCGGTACAGCGAGCCGAGGCGGCGCAGGCCTTAAAACAGCTGGATGCTGAGCGTGAACAGCGGCTACATAATCGCATTATGCAATGGCAATTTTTTCACTAA
- the ypfJ gene encoding KPN_02809 family neutral zinc metallopeptidase: MRWQGRRESDNVEDRRNSSGGGPSMGGPGFRLPSGKGGIILLIVVLVAGYYGVDLTGLMTGQPVSQQQSSHSISPNDDEAAKFTSVILATTEDTWGQQFEKMGRTYQQPKLVMYRGATRTGCGAGQSVMGPFYCPADGTVYIDLSFYDDMKNKLGADGDFAQGYVIAHEVGHHVQKLLGIEPKVRQMQQNASQAEVNRLSVRMELQADCFAGVWGHSMQQQGVLESGDLEEALNAAQAIGDDRLQQQGQGRVVPDSFTHGTSEQRFTWFKRGFDSGDPGQCNTFGKGI; encoded by the coding sequence ATGCGCTGGCAAGGGCGTCGTGAAAGTGACAACGTGGAAGACAGACGAAATAGCTCCGGCGGTGGCCCCTCTATGGGCGGGCCCGGTTTTCGTTTGCCCAGTGGTAAAGGCGGCATCATTCTGCTGATCGTGGTGCTTGTCGCAGGTTATTATGGCGTGGATCTCACCGGATTAATGACCGGCCAGCCGGTTTCCCAACAGCAATCATCGCACTCCATCAGCCCAAATGATGATGAAGCAGCAAAATTTACCTCGGTGATTCTGGCTACCACGGAAGATACCTGGGGGCAGCAGTTTGAAAAAATGGGCCGCACCTACCAACAGCCGAAGCTGGTGATGTATCGCGGAGCAACGCGAACCGGCTGCGGCGCGGGCCAGTCCGTAATGGGACCGTTTTATTGCCCGGCAGATGGCACGGTATACATTGATCTCTCATTCTATGATGACATGAAAAACAAACTGGGCGCCGATGGTGATTTTGCCCAGGGTTATGTTATCGCCCATGAAGTGGGTCACCACGTGCAGAAACTGCTGGGTATTGAACCGAAAGTTCGCCAGATGCAGCAGAACGCTTCACAGGCTGAGGTGAACCGTCTTTCCGTGCGTATGGAATTGCAGGCGGACTGTTTTGCCGGTGTCTGGGGCCACAGTATGCAGCAGCAGGGCGTGCTGGAGTCCGGCGACCTTGAAGAGGCGCTGAACGCCGCTCAGGCTATTGGCGACGACCGCTTGCAGCAGCAGGGGCAAGGGCGCGTTGTGCCGGACAGCTTTACCCACGGTACTTCTGAGCAGCGTTTTACCTGGTTCAAACGCGGTTTTGACAGCGGCGATCCGGGACAATGTAATACTTTTGGTAAAGGTATTTAA
- the bcp gene encoding thioredoxin-dependent thiol peroxidase — protein MNPLKAGDIAPKFSLPDQDGEQVNLTDFQGQRVLVYFYPKAMTPGCTVQACGLRDNMDELKKAGVEVLGISTDKPEKLSRFAEKEVLNFTLLSDEDHQVCEQFGVWGEKSFMGKTYDGIHRISFLIDAEGNIEHVFDDFKTSNHHDVVMNWLKENA, from the coding sequence ATGAACCCACTGAAAGCCGGTGATATCGCACCGAAATTTAGCTTGCCGGATCAAGACGGAGAACAAGTAAATTTAACCGACTTCCAGGGACAGCGTGTTCTGGTTTATTTTTACCCGAAAGCCATGACACCCGGCTGTACCGTACAGGCCTGCGGCCTGCGCGATAACATGGATGAGTTAAAAAAAGCAGGTGTTGAAGTGCTGGGGATCAGCACCGATAAACCAGAGAAGCTTTCCCGATTCGCAGAGAAAGAAGTGCTGAACTTCACGCTTCTGTCTGACGAAGATCATCAGGTTTGCGAGCAGTTCGGCGTCTGGGGTGAGAAGTCATTTATGGGCAAAACCTACGATGGCATCCACCGCATCAGCTTCCTGATTGATGCTGAAGGGAATATTGAACATGTGTTTGATGACTTCAAAACCAGCAACCACCACGACGTGGTAATGAACTGGCTGAAAGAGAACGCCTGA
- the dapE gene encoding succinyl-diaminopimelate desuccinylase — protein sequence MSCPVIELTQQLIRRPSLSPDDAGCQALMIERLRAVGFTVERMDFGDTQNFWAWRGKGETLAFAGHTDVVPAGDVDRWINPPFEPTIRDGMLFGRGAADMKGSLAAMVVATERFVAQHPNHQGRLAFLITSDEEASAKNGTVKVVEALMARNERLDYCLVGEPSSTEIVGDVVKNGRRGSLTCNLTIHGVQGHVAYPHLADNPVHRAAPMLNELVAIEWDQGNEFFPATSMQIANIQAGTGSNNVIPGELFIQFNFRFSTELTDEMIKARVHALLEKHQLRYTVDWWLSGQPFLTERDKLVDAVVNAIEHYNEIKPQLLTTGGTSDGRFIARMGAQVVELGPVNATIHKINECVNAADLQLLARMYQRIMEQLVA from the coding sequence ATGTCGTGCCCGGTTATTGAGCTGACACAGCAGCTTATTCGCCGTCCTTCCCTGAGCCCAGATGATGCCGGGTGCCAGGCGTTAATGATTGAACGCCTGCGCGCGGTAGGTTTTACCGTTGAGCGTATGGATTTTGGTGACACACAGAATTTTTGGGCATGGCGCGGCAAAGGTGAGACTCTGGCATTTGCCGGTCACACTGACGTAGTGCCTGCCGGCGATGTCGATCGCTGGATTAATCCACCGTTCGAACCGACCATTCGCGATGGCATGTTGTTCGGACGTGGCGCAGCCGATATGAAAGGTTCACTGGCGGCAATGGTCGTGGCCACAGAGCGTTTTGTTGCCCAGCATCCAAACCATCAGGGTCGTCTGGCATTTTTGATAACGTCCGACGAAGAAGCCAGTGCTAAAAACGGCACCGTGAAGGTGGTTGAAGCGCTGATGGCACGTAATGAACGACTGGATTATTGTCTGGTTGGCGAGCCGTCCAGCACGGAAATCGTAGGCGACGTAGTCAAGAATGGACGTCGTGGTTCACTGACCTGCAACCTGACCATTCACGGCGTGCAGGGCCACGTAGCCTATCCGCATCTGGCCGATAACCCGGTACACCGCGCGGCGCCAATGCTTAACGAACTGGTGGCGATTGAGTGGGATCAGGGTAACGAATTCTTCCCGGCGACCAGTATGCAGATTGCCAATATTCAGGCAGGTACCGGCAGCAACAACGTTATCCCCGGCGAACTGTTTATCCAGTTCAACTTCCGTTTCAGCACTGAGCTGACCGATGAGATGATTAAAGCACGGGTTCACGCGCTGCTGGAGAAACATCAGCTTCGTTATACCGTCGACTGGTGGCTTTCCGGCCAGCCGTTCCTGACAGAGCGCGATAAGCTGGTGGATGCGGTGGTGAACGCCATTGAGCACTATAATGAGATTAAACCGCAGTTACTGACTACAGGCGGGACGTCCGACGGGCGTTTTATTGCCCGCATGGGGGCGCAGGTAGTAGAACTTGGGCCGGTCAACGCCACTATTCATAAAATTAATGAATGTGTTAATGCCGCCGACCTGCAGCTGCTTGCCCGAATGTATCAACGTATCATGGAACAACTCGTCGCCTGA
- the purC gene encoding phosphoribosylaminoimidazolesuccinocarboxamide synthase, with translation MQKQAELYRGKAKTVYSTENPDLLVLEFRNDTSAGDGARIEQFDRKGMVNNKFNHFIMTKLQEAGIPTQMERLLSDTECLVKKLEMVPVECVVRNRAAGSLVKRLGVEEGIELNPPLFDLFLKNDAMHDPMINDSYCETFGWVSKENLARMKELTYKANDVLKKMFDDAGLILVDFKLEFGLYKGEVVLGDEFSPDGSRLWDKETLDKMDKDRFRQSLGGLIEAYEAVAHRLGVKLD, from the coding sequence ATGCAAAAGCAAGCTGAGTTGTATCGTGGTAAAGCGAAGACCGTATACAGCACGGAAAACCCGGACCTGTTGGTGCTCGAATTCCGCAATGATACGTCAGCAGGGGATGGCGCGCGCATTGAACAGTTTGACCGTAAAGGCATGGTGAACAATAAGTTCAACCATTTCATTATGACCAAGCTGCAAGAAGCGGGCATTCCTACCCAGATGGAGCGACTGCTTTCCGATACCGAATGTCTGGTGAAAAAACTGGAGATGGTACCGGTTGAATGTGTGGTGCGTAACCGCGCGGCAGGCTCACTGGTTAAGCGTTTAGGCGTTGAGGAAGGTATTGAACTGAATCCGCCGCTGTTTGATCTGTTCCTGAAAAACGATGCTATGCACGATCCAATGATTAACGATTCCTATTGCGAAACTTTTGGTTGGGTGAGCAAAGAGAATCTGGCGCGTATGAAAGAGCTGACCTATAAAGCCAACGACGTGCTGAAAAAGATGTTTGATGATGCGGGTCTGATTCTGGTCGACTTCAAACTTGAGTTCGGTTTGTATAAAGGTGAAGTGGTCCTGGGCGATGAATTCTCACCGGACGGTAGCCGTCTGTGGGACAAAGAAACGCTGGATAAAATGGACAAAGATCGCTTCCGCCAGAGCCTGGGCGGTCTGATCGAAGCCTATGAAGCCGTCGCGCATCGTCTGGGTGTGAAGTTAGACTAA
- a CDS encoding glycine cleavage system transcriptional repressor encodes MTSSSQHYLVITALGADRPGIVNTITRHVSSCGCNIEDSRLAMLGDEFTFIMLLSGTWNAITLIESTLPLKGAELDLLIVMKRTTARPRPAMPATVWVQVDVPDSPHLIERFTALFDSHQMNIAELVSRTQPAEDGKAAQLFIQITAHSPASHDSANIEDAFKALCTELNAQGSINVVNYSQHDEQDGVK; translated from the coding sequence TTGACATCGTCATCGCAACACTATCTGGTCATTACTGCGCTGGGTGCTGACCGCCCAGGAATTGTGAACACCATCACACGTCATGTCAGCAGTTGCGGCTGTAATATCGAAGACAGCCGACTGGCCATGCTGGGTGATGAGTTCACGTTTATCATGTTGCTGTCGGGCACCTGGAATGCCATCACCTTGATCGAATCAACCTTGCCGTTGAAAGGTGCAGAGTTAGATTTACTGATTGTGATGAAACGCACGACCGCGCGTCCTCGTCCGGCGATGCCTGCAACGGTATGGGTGCAGGTCGATGTCCCTGATTCTCCACATTTGATTGAACGCTTCACCGCCCTGTTTGACAGCCACCAAATGAATATTGCGGAACTGGTCTCACGCACGCAACCGGCTGAGGACGGAAAGGCGGCACAGCTGTTTATTCAAATTACCGCACATAGTCCTGCGTCACATGATTCGGCAAATATTGAAGATGCGTTTAAAGCACTCTGTACAGAACTCAATGCGCAAGGCAGTATTAACGTCGTCAATTACTCACAGCATGATGAACAGGATGGAGTTAAGTAA
- the dapA gene encoding 4-hydroxy-tetrahydrodipicolinate synthase codes for MFTGSIVALVTPMDEKGKVCRSSLKKLIDYHVASGTSAIVSVGTTGESATLSHDEHGDVVMMTLELADGRIPVIAGTGANATAEAISLTQRFNDSGVVGCLTVTPYYNRPTQEGLFQHFKAIAEHTDLPQILYNVPSRTGCDMLPETVGRLAKVKNIIAIKEATGNLSRVHQIKELVSDDFILLSGDDATGLDFMQLGGHGVISVTSNVAARDMAEMCKLAAAGHFAEARVINQRLMPLHNKLFVEPNPIPVKWACKELGLVATDTLRLPMTPITDNAREIVKAALKHAGLL; via the coding sequence ATGTTCACGGGAAGTATTGTCGCGCTTGTTACGCCGATGGATGAGAAAGGTAAAGTCTGCCGGTCGAGCCTGAAAAAACTGATTGATTATCATGTCGCCAGCGGCACCTCGGCGATCGTTTCGGTTGGCACCACCGGTGAGTCTGCCACCCTGAGTCATGATGAACATGGCGATGTGGTGATGATGACCCTGGAGCTGGCTGACGGGCGTATTCCGGTCATTGCCGGAACCGGCGCCAATGCGACCGCGGAAGCCATTAGTCTGACGCAGCGTTTCAACGACAGCGGTGTTGTCGGCTGCCTGACGGTGACGCCTTACTACAACCGCCCAACCCAGGAAGGTTTGTTCCAGCATTTCAAAGCCATCGCTGAACATACTGACCTGCCGCAAATTCTGTATAATGTGCCGTCCCGTACCGGCTGCGATATGCTGCCGGAAACCGTTGGTCGCCTGGCGAAAGTAAAAAATATTATCGCTATTAAAGAGGCCACGGGGAACTTAAGTCGCGTTCATCAGATCAAAGAGCTGGTTTCAGACGACTTCATTCTGCTTAGCGGTGATGACGCAACCGGACTGGATTTTATGCAGCTCGGTGGTCATGGCGTAATTTCCGTAACCTCAAACGTTGCGGCACGCGATATGGCTGAAATGTGCAAACTGGCGGCGGCAGGGCACTTTGCCGAAGCGCGGGTGATCAACCAGCGTCTGATGCCGTTACACAACAAACTATTTGTCGAACCCAATCCTATCCCCGTGAAATGGGCGTGTAAGGAGTTGGGACTTGTGGCGACCGATACGCTACGTCTGCCGATGACGCCAATCACGGACAATGCTCGTGAAATCGTCAAAGCGGCGCTTAAGCATGCCGGTTTGCTGTAA
- the ypfM gene encoding protein YpfM, which translates to MIERELGNWKDFIEVMLRK; encoded by the coding sequence ATGATTGAACGTGAACTGGGGAACTGGAAAGACTTTATCGAAGTGATGCTTCGTAAATAA